One genomic segment of Cryptococcus neoformans var. neoformans JEC21 chromosome 8 sequence includes these proteins:
- a CDS encoding expressed protein produces the protein MSLASHAASVVRSSTRRRTLIAAAHRTQRPLYRLAFLLPARTYASTVTARLDADPVPVIAASKRATPVEGATTILPVLQELIVLLENEIGGDGSWAKRVRRSMEDLAVKRRGRIAVVGDTAAAPRDVVSALLQDPLADSATTRQALVSRHQDANIDVFEISQGERLNREPQSLSLSSSWLQATGYDVVEVNIRNLETEPVISTLLSTDALIVVLDPIRLTSTPQLSPILPHLLARSPIHFVVNGHLPSGVSQSSIEHTLREQLKQITIEPLDDVHYDPAALKVSFVQAEKALMALEALSGGLSKAASSETKAEAFEVFQREFIQSHVGPLQSTLHQTLSNRASPQLSTAKQVASLALMHISNVILSDRDVARAASHTVSKLRRAAHEGAAKAKHMSVATRGVDGALVEGEVKYEMEKIKRQIETSFQGRLSWLGLLGRLRVDDVALELGGFVGSRFAVDLERQMVFESGQLSHLQSSLSSSSDQIIRQLSHTSTSPTQSFPHPHPFTSPLLANHLSTLSLSIPPLTPTTLLSPILTRRNQLVTQSIPRLQLSAQRALLTTYSTALLGASLSWAAYVPPIEILSAGTAGGLGLLSIVGSLALGQKFWAGAQRKFWRDWNRVTGMLKGDLETRLDTVLQTQVLAKPLAASEGLEKLIEKREQRLDALQNDVDKLKSRL, from the exons ATGTCCCTCGCAAGCCACGCAGCTTCTGTGGTAAGATCATCAACACGCAGGCGGACACTCATAGCAGCCGCCCATCGCACACAACGGCCACTTTACAGGCTAGCCTTTCTATTACCAGCAAGAACTTATGCCTCCACTGTAACTGCAAGGCTTGACGCGGATCCGGTACCGGTCATCGCAGCCTCGAAGAGAGCAACGCCGGTAGAGGGAGCCACAACCATTCTTCCTGTACTTCAGGAGCTCATTGTCCTGTTGGAAAACGAaattggaggagatggctCATGGGCGAAGAGAGTCAGGAGGTCCATGGAGGATTTGGCTGTCAAGCGCAGGGGAAGAATAGCAG TGGTTGGCGATACCGCTGCTGCTCCCCGAGATGTTGTCTCAGCTCTCCTTCAAGATCCTCTGGCAGACTCGGCCACCACCAGACAAGCACTCGTCAGCAGACATCAGGATGCAAACATTGATGTTTTTGAAATCAG TCAAGGTGAGCGACTCAACCGCGAACCGCAGTCATTGTCTCTGTCCTCTTCATGGCTTCAAGCTACGGGGTACGATGTTGTCGAAGTCAATA TTCGAAACCTTGAGACGGAACCGGTCATTTCAACTCTTCTCTCGACTGATGCGCTGATTGTTGTCCTTGATCCGATCCGACTCACATCTACTCCTCAACTCTCGCCCATCCtgcctcatcttctcgctcGTTCCCCCATCCACTTTGTCGTGAATGGACATTTACCTTCTGGTGTTTCACAATCTTCCATCGAACACACACTGCGCGAGCAATTGAAACAGATCACAATTGAGCCTTTAGATGACGTCCACTATGATCCAGCAGCCCTCAAGGTTTCCTTCGTTCAAGCTGAAAAGGCACTAATGGCTCTTGAGGCTCTTTCCGGCGGACTGAGCAAGGCTGCGTCATCGGAAACAAAGGCTGAAGCTTTTGAAGTATTCCAGCGCGAGTTTATTCAGTCTCACGTAGGCCCTTTGCAATCAACCCTTCATCAAACCTTGTCCAACCGCGCCTCGCCGCAGCTCTCAACAGCTAAACAGGTCGCGAGCCTCGCTCTTATGCACATTTCCAACGTTATCCTTTCTGACAGGGACGTTGCGCGTGCTGCAAGCCATACCGTTTCTAAACTTCGTCGTGCCGCTCATGAAGGTGCAGCCAAAGCCAAGCACATGAGTGTCGCGACAAGAGGAGTGGACGGTGCTTTGGTGGAAGGCGAAGTCAAATATGAAATGGAAAAGATCAAACGTCAAATTGAGACTAGTTTCCAAGGGAGGCTGAGTTGGTTGGGGCTCTTGGGTAGATTGAGGGTAGATGATGTTGCGTTGGAATTGGGAGGATTTGTCGGTAGCCGATTTGCTGTTGATCTGGAACGACAG ATGGTCTTTGAATCCGGTCAATTATCACACCTCCAATCTTCCCTGTCGTCGTCTTCCGACCAGATTATCCGCCAACTATCACATACCAGCACTTCACCGACTCAATCCTTCCCGCACCCTCATCCATTCACTTCCCCTCTGCTTGCCAATCACCTCTCCACGCTCTCACTCTCCATCCCACCTTTAACACCCACCACTCTCCTTTCACCCATACTCACCCGACGAAACCAACTTGTTACCCAGTCTATCCCGCGTTTGCAGCTTTCAGCCCAAAGGGCCCTGCTGACGACTTATTCAACGGCGTTATTAGGTGCTAGCTTGAGCTGGGCTGCGTATGTGCCCCCGATAGAAATCCTTTCGGCCGGAACAGCTGGTGGTCTCGGGCTGCTGAGTATTGTCGGATCTTTGGCACTGGGCCAGAAATTTTGGGCGGGGGCACAGAGAAAGTTCTGGAGGGACTGGAATAGGGTGACTGGGATGTTGAAGGGCGATTTGGAA ACTCGTTTGGACACCGTCCTTCAAACGCAAGTACTTGCAAAACCCCTAGCAGCTTCTGAAGGGCTCGAAAAGTTGATTGAGAAACGAGAGCAAAGGCTGGACGCCTTGCAAAATGACGTTGACAAGTTGAAAAGTAGATTATAA